A genomic segment from Nicotiana sylvestris chromosome 1, ASM39365v2, whole genome shotgun sequence encodes:
- the LOC138877576 gene encoding uncharacterized protein, translated as MFFDGAVNAKGVGIGAIFVSPTGQHYPATARLHFFCTNNTAEYEACIMGMSMAIDQDVEDLLITGDSDLIIRQAQGEWETRDVKLIPYWKHVEDLEKRFKSIEFRYIPRCHNELADALATLTSMLPYPGNAHIDPLEIQIRERHGYCNVIEAGSSTQAWYHDVKRFLKTQEYPEHATGDQKRTIR; from the coding sequence atgttctttgatggagccgtaaatGCAAAAGgcgtaggaattggggcaatctttgtctcacccactggtcaacactatccggctacagctaggcttcattttttttgcacgaacaatacagctgaatatgaagcctgcatcatgggcatgagcATGGCGATCGATCAAGATGTTGAAGATTTGTTGATTACGGGGGATTCTgatctgattatccggcaagcccagggtgaatgggaaactcgagatgtcaagcttattccttactgGAAGCACGTGGAGGATCTCGAAAAACgattcaaatcaatagagttcaggtatatcccgcggtgtcacaatgaactagccgatgcacttgccaccttaACTTCAATGTTACCTTACCCGGGCAAtgcccacatcgatcccttggaaatccaaatcagggaaagacacggttattgtaatgtaatcgaggcaggatcaagtaCCCAGGCATGGTACCATGATGTTAaaaggttcttgaagacacaagaataccctgaacatgctactggagatcaaaagagaactattaggtGA